The Mauremys mutica isolate MM-2020 ecotype Southern chromosome 1, ASM2049712v1, whole genome shotgun sequence genome has a segment encoding these proteins:
- the LOC123375646 gene encoding olfactory receptor 52R1-like, which produces MADSNTTDFTNPSTFILQGIPGLEAAHVWISIPFCTMYAIAILGNFTILFVVKMEQSLRAPMYYFLCMLAVTDLVLSTSIMPKMLSIFWFNSREVDFSACLTQMYFIHCFSVMESGILVAMALDRYVAICHPLRHSTILTNPMVVKIGLAVVLRSGMLILPYPLLTSQWPYCKTNIIPDTHCMHIGVVKLACADTRLSSYYGLFVLFCVKGLDMFFVALSYTQILRAIFSLPTKDARLKTFGTCSSHFCSILAFFIPALFSSLTYRFGQNVALHFRVLISNVNLLVPPTLNPIIYGVRTKQIRDRLLGLFTHNGT; this is translated from the coding sequence atggcagattccaacacaactgacttcaccaacccctccaccttcatcctgcagggcattcctggcctggaggctgcccatgtctggatctccatccccttctgcaccatgtacgccatagccatcttggggaacttcaccatcctgttcgtCGTGAAAATGGAGCAGAGCCTCCGTGcccccatgtactatttcctctgcatgctggctgtcaccgaCTTGGTCCTGTCTACATCCATcatgcccaaaatgctgagcatcttctggttcaattccagggaggtcgatttcagtgcctgcctcacccaaatgtacttcattcactgcttctcagtGATGGAATCTGGGatcctcgtggccatggctttggatcgctatgtggccatttGCCATCctctgagacattccaccatcctgacaaaccccaTGGTGGTGAAGATCGGactggccgtggtgctgcgcaGTGGCATGCTCATACTGCCCTATCCCCTCCTGACAAGTCAGTGGCCATATTGcaaaaccaacatcatccccGACACACACTGCATGCACATAggcgtggtgaagctggcctgcgccgacacccgcctcagtagttactatggcctcTTTGTGCTATTCTGTGTAAAGGGTCTGGATATGTTTTTTGTTGCATTGTCCTATACCCAGATTCTAAGGGCCattttcagcctccccacaaaggacgcccggcttaagacttttgggacctgcagctcccacttctGCTCCATCTTAGCCTTTTTCATCCCagctctcttctcctccctcacgTACCGGTTTGGCCAGAATGTGGCCCTGCATTTCCGTGTTCTCATTAGCAACGTGAACCTCCTTGTGCCACCCAcactaaaccccatcatctatggggtgaggaccaaacagatccgggacaggctgctagGGCTCTTTACTCATAATGGGacctaa